In Aspergillus fumigatus Af293 chromosome 2, whole genome shotgun sequence, a genomic segment contains:
- a CDS encoding acyl--CoA ligase, translating to MPVSSPYPSIEIPNVDLWTFLFERKDRPFPDNKVIYIDADTKRQYTYQDVKETALAFGNGLKAVLDWKKGDVLALFTPNCIDTPAVMWGTHWAGGVVSPANPAYTVEELAFQLKNSGAKALITQMALLPVARAAAKQAGITEDRIILIGDERDSQTKFKHFSSIRNISGATRYRKTKINPATDLAFLVYSSGTTGVPKGVMLSHRNIVANSLQLAAGEAKQLSWNGGADGKGDRILAFLPFYHIYGLTCLVHQTIYQGYELYVMAKFDIEKWCAHVQNYRITFSYVVPPVVLLLGKHPIVDKYDLSSLRMMNSGAAPLTQELVETVYARIKTGIKQGYGLSETSPTTHTQPWEDWRTSIGSVGKLLPNMEAKYMTMPEDGSEPREVPVGEVGELYLRGPNVFLGYHNNPEATAQCLSKDGWFQTGDVGYQDKDNNFYITDRVKELIKYKGFQVAPAELEGILVDNEAVDDVAVLGVESEAHGTEVPLAYIVRSAKSKNSNITAEEEATRIVQWLDGKVAYHKRLRGGVRFVDEIPKSPSGKILRRLLKKQAKEDASKALGVSAPKAKL from the exons ATGCCCGTCTCCTCACCGTATCCTTCGATAGAAATTCCCAATGTCGACCTCTGGACCTTTCTCTTTGAGAGGAAGGACAGACCTTTTCCGGATAACAAAG TCATCTACATAGACGCCGACACAAAGCGACAATATACCTACCAAGATGTGAAAGAGACGGCGCTTGCATTCGGCAATGGCCTGAAGGCCGTTCTGGACTGGAAGAAGGGGGATGTCCTTGCCCTCTTCACACCCAACTGCATTGATACGCCGGCTGTGATGTGGGGAACGCATTGGGCTGGGGGTGTGGTATCTCCCGCAAACCCTGCATACACcgtggaggagctggcgtTTCAGTTGAAGAACTCTGGAGCGAAAGCTCTCATCACTCAGATGGCGCTGCTACCGGTTGCCAGGGCAGCTGCAAAGCAGGCAGGCATCACGGAAGACCgaatcatcctcatcggcgaTGAGCGCGACTCCCAAACCAAATTTAAGCATTTCAGTTCGATCAGGAACATTTCAGGGGCGACCAGATACCGCAAGACCAAGATCAATCCTGCAACGGATCTGGCATTCCTGGTCTATTCGTCGGGGACTACCGGTGTGCCTAAGGGAGTCATGCTGAGTCACCGAAACATCGTCGCCAATTCCCTCCAGCTTGCGGCAGGAGAGGCTAAGCAGCTGAGTTGGAACGGTGGTGCAGATGGAAAAGGAGATCGAATTTTGgccttccttcccttttaCCACATCTACG GGTTGACCTGCCTTGTTCACCAGACCATCTACCAAGGTTACGAACTGTATGTCATGGCAAAGTTCGACATCGAGAAGTGGTGTGCCCATGTGCAGAATTACCGTATCACGTTCAGCTACGTGGTGCCCCCGGTCGTACTGTTGCTCGGCAAGCACCCCATTGTCGACAAGTACGATCTGTCCAGTCTCCGTATGATGAACTCTGGTGCCGCACCACTTACGCAGGAACTTGTCGAAACGGTTTATGCACGTATCAAGACTGGCATCAAGCAGGGATACGGTCTCAGCGAGACCAGTCCCACTACCCACACCCAGCCATGGGAAGACTGGCGCACAAGCATTGGTTCCGTGGGCAAGTTGCTCCCCAACATGGAAGCAAAGTATATGACCATGCCTGAAGACGGGTCGGAACCCCGCGAAGTGCCTGTGGGCGAGGTGGGCGAGCTGTACTTGCGCGGACCCAACGTTTTCCTGGGCTACCACAACAACCCGGAGGCGACGGCCCAGTGCCTTTCCAAGGACGGATGGTTCCAGACAGGAGACGTCGGCTACCAAGACAAGGATAACAACTTCTATATCACCGATCGTGTCAAGGAGCTTATTAAGTACAAGGGCTTCCAGGTTGCTCCGGCGGAGCTGGAAGGAATTCTGGTGGACAACGAGGCAGTCGATGATGTCGCTGTCCTTGGTGTGGAGAGCGAAGCACACGGAACCGAAGTGCCACTTGCTTACATTGTGCGAAGCGCAAAAAGCAAGAACTCGAACATCActgccgaggaggaggccacgAGGATCGTCCAATGGCTGGATGGCAAAGTTGCATACCACAAGCGGTTGCGGGGGGGTGTGAGATTCGTGGACGAGATCCCCAAGAGTCCGAGTGGGAAAATCCTGCGACGGCTTCTCAAGAAACAGGCCAAGGAGGATGCCAGCAAGGCTCTAGGGGTCTCTGCTCCCAAAGCTAAGCTGTAA